In Juglans regia cultivar Chandler chromosome 13, Walnut 2.0, whole genome shotgun sequence, the following proteins share a genomic window:
- the LOC108988493 gene encoding uncharacterized protein LOC108988493: MAAELDIAYGYKTRPSSLLSSIFMSTLNAAAKTLVSVARTEQAEKWKAADHLRFVVMLLTWMAVWVLRFLMDYLPHSNIGPSPQYLLGFSSAESLDFPSTSLSSSSSSMLSSFPSLDLVVHEGVDGSSVQALGRALSQILVLLTEIPATSGKYQFAMAMADRIMDENARYGHVVLLHINRTALASAFARTSNLLYRALERSQGDQDDDSSSYAWTTRVIRALPMGSYLTSYMKGLGFCVSTIMSTVANINAAAGTHQSQKRRRQVGIDHHVEEVTAEKLAQELLWMTTKLRDYGAVDEALVQWSFASGLASFSLTANVRVQGFIVKISAILFRELVGEDLVISSQVKFRILLFWLPLFCHASNGLAYPVLSRFEKMEVERAIDEALSTLPAADQEVILTNWLQDFTIAASDWPNLQFSYDRWCQSSRKVVA; this comes from the exons ATGGCAGCAGAGCTAGACATAGCATATGGGTACAAGACCAGACCTTCATCTCTCTTGAGCTCCATTTTCATGTCCACCTTGAACGCTGCAGCGAAGACGCTCGTTTCCGTGGCGAGAACCGAGCAGGCGGAGAAGTGGAAGGCGGCGGACCACCTGCGGTTCGTGGTGATGCTGCTGACTTGGATGGCGGTGTGGGTTCTTAGGTTTTTGATGGATTACTTGCCTCACTCCAATATTGGCCCTTCTCCTCAATATCTCCTTGGCTTCTCCTCTGCCGAATCATTGGACTTTCCGTCAACATCCTTGtcatcatcttcctcttccATGTTGTCTTCCTTTCCTTCCTTGGATTTAGTTGTTCATGAAGGTGTTGATGGATCCTCTGTCCAAGCCCTTGGTAGGGCACTCTCACAA ATTCTTGTGCTCCTCACCGAAATCCCAGCCACATCGGGGAAATACCAGTTTGCGATGGCTATGGCTGACAGGATAATGGACGAGAATGCAAGATACGGCCACGTGGTGCTTCTCCACATCAATCGTACGGCTCTCGCATCGGCATTCGCCCGCACGTCAAACCTTCTATACCGGGCATTGGAACGCTCCCAAGGAGATCAAGACGATGACAGCAGCTCTTATGCGTGGACCACGCGCGTCATCCGGGCGCTGCCCATGGGCTCCTACTTGACATCCTACATGAAAGGGCTGGGCTTTTGTGTGAGCACCATAATGTCGACTGTGGCAAATATCAATGCCGCCGCAGGCACGCATCAGTCGCAGAAGAGGAGGAGGCAAGTTGGGATAGATCATCATGTGGAGGAGGTGACGGCAGAGAAGCTGGCTCAGGAGCTGCTGTGGATGACCACAAAGCTTAGGGATTATGGAGCTGTGGATGAAGCTTTGGTGCAATGGAGCTTTGCCTCAGGTTTAGCCTCCTTCTCTCTTACTGCTAATGTTAGGGTTCAAGGCTTCATCGTGAAGATCTCAG CTATATTATTTCGAGAGCTTGTTGGAGAAGACCTGGTGATTTCGAGCCAAGTAAAGTTCAGGATACTGTTGTTTTGGCTTCCATTGTTTTGCCATGCAAGCAACGGGCTGGCATATCCTGTCCTGTCAAGGTTCGAAAAGATGGAAGTAGAAAGAGCCATAGATGAAGCACTCTCCACCTTACCTGCAGCGGATCAAGAAGTCATTCTTACTAATTGGCTGCAAGATTTTACCATTGCTGCTTCGGATTGGCCCAATCTCCAATTTTCTTACGATCGTTGGTGCCAATCTAGTCGTAAAGTTGTGGCATAG